The uncultured Fretibacterium sp. genome has a segment encoding these proteins:
- a CDS encoding MFS transporter — MSGKTGTFSLRGDFFAFSEIKVVLISLAHGVNDMYAAFLPTFVPYIKASLGLDYALTGALSLIVGLCHIVGQPVIGYFCDRIRRPWLMIIGPLLCGLGAVMLPSAGSYGGALLFAGLWGVGSALFHPQGSGGIGYVARPEKLSFALTLFNISGTAGVLVSPVVAVFVVERFGYGGLWATLLPPLLLAPLIYCSMPFLREALPSRTEGGSGFWRSFGGVFAVLFPVWAVAVIRDVVFQCVRFFLPLKIAAEGGSLDAIGTVLFGITLGGTLTMLPVERLARRVSIRTILGLTLLLGSLFLTSASLASGLLSTSLYVVGVSCIYSTIPLTVVLAQTLMPHARSVASSVVMGLAWGTANVALYPLGQLADRIGIHDTTLILGLLPLLGLLFLLSPVFRGRAEDCEKIA; from the coding sequence TTGAGCGGAAAGACGGGCACCTTCTCCCTGAGGGGGGATTTTTTTGCATTTTCGGAGATCAAGGTCGTCCTGATCTCGTTGGCACACGGCGTCAACGACATGTATGCGGCGTTTCTGCCCACCTTCGTCCCCTACATCAAGGCGTCGCTGGGGTTGGATTACGCGCTGACGGGAGCGCTCAGCCTCATCGTGGGGCTCTGCCACATCGTGGGACAGCCCGTGATTGGCTACTTCTGCGACCGCATCCGGCGCCCCTGGCTCATGATAATCGGCCCCCTGCTCTGCGGCTTGGGGGCCGTCATGCTTCCAAGCGCGGGAAGCTACGGGGGGGCTCTCCTCTTCGCCGGGCTATGGGGGGTGGGGAGCGCCCTGTTCCACCCTCAGGGCAGCGGGGGAATCGGGTATGTGGCGAGGCCGGAAAAACTGTCGTTTGCCCTGACCTTGTTCAACATCTCCGGGACGGCCGGGGTCCTGGTCAGCCCCGTCGTGGCCGTCTTCGTGGTGGAGCGGTTCGGATATGGAGGCCTTTGGGCCACGCTTCTCCCTCCTCTCCTGCTTGCCCCGCTGATCTATTGCTCCATGCCGTTTCTCCGGGAAGCGCTTCCTTCGCGTACCGAAGGCGGCTCGGGGTTCTGGAGGAGCTTCGGTGGGGTGTTTGCGGTGCTCTTCCCCGTATGGGCCGTCGCCGTGATCCGGGACGTCGTGTTCCAGTGCGTACGCTTCTTTCTGCCGCTGAAGATTGCGGCCGAGGGCGGTTCTCTGGATGCCATCGGAACTGTCCTCTTCGGCATCACGCTCGGAGGAACCCTGACAATGCTTCCCGTCGAACGGCTGGCTCGAAGGGTAAGCATCAGGACGATTCTGGGACTGACCCTGCTCCTGGGCTCGCTTTTCCTGACGTCGGCCTCGTTGGCCTCGGGGCTGCTCTCGACCTCCCTCTACGTCGTGGGGGTCTCCTGCATCTACTCCACCATCCCCCTCACCGTGGTCCTGGCCCAAACTTTGATGCCCCATGCCCGGAGCGTCGCAAGTTCGGTGGTCATGGGGCTTGCGTGGGGGACGGCAAACGTGGCGCTCTACCCCTTGGGACAGCTTGCGGACAGGATCGGTATCCACGATACGACGCTGATCCTCGGGCTGCTGCCGCTGCTGGGCCTGCTCTTCCTCCTCTCCCCCGTGTTCCGGGGGAGAGCCGAGGATTGTGAGAAGATAGCATGA
- the rpoD gene encoding RNA polymerase sigma factor RpoD has protein sequence MIKSDFPEYLGKVRSLVHEGQGRGFVTHRDIERHVPVEVWDPDTLDNILSNLQELGIEVVEEEARSKVHASVGVGEELLPSLDGDFGKLDDIPLTDPVRMYLREIGKVSLLTAEEEVVLAQRMEEGDIKAKQKLVDANLRLVVSIAKKYIGRGMLFLDLIQEGNLGLIRAVEKFDYRRGFKFSTYATWWIRQAITRAIADQARTIRVPVHMVETINKMVRISRQLVQQLGREPTDEEIAAEMEIDPSRVEEIRRISQLPVSLETPIGEEEDSQLGDFIEDRDLPSPDEAAAGHLLHEQIEEMLATLSSREREVLHYRFGLEDGHSYTLEEVGRKFNVTRERIRQIEAKALRKLRQPSRKLKDFLD, from the coding sequence TTGTCACGCATCGAGATATTGAGCGGCATGTCCCGGTGGAGGTTTGGGACCCGGATACGCTGGACAATATCCTGAGCAATCTTCAGGAATTGGGGATCGAGGTCGTCGAGGAGGAGGCCCGGAGCAAGGTCCACGCCTCCGTCGGGGTCGGGGAGGAACTGCTTCCATCCTTGGACGGGGACTTCGGCAAACTGGACGACATCCCCCTGACGGACCCGGTGCGCATGTACCTGCGGGAGATCGGCAAGGTCTCCCTTTTGACGGCGGAGGAGGAAGTCGTCCTGGCCCAGCGCATGGAGGAGGGGGACATCAAGGCGAAGCAGAAGCTCGTTGATGCGAACCTCCGCCTGGTGGTCAGCATCGCGAAGAAGTACATCGGGCGCGGGATGCTCTTTCTGGACCTGATCCAGGAGGGCAACCTCGGCTTGATCCGGGCCGTGGAGAAATTCGACTATCGCCGGGGGTTCAAGTTCAGCACCTACGCCACCTGGTGGATTCGTCAGGCGATCACCCGTGCCATTGCGGATCAGGCTCGGACGATCCGCGTGCCGGTCCACATGGTGGAGACCATCAACAAGATGGTGCGAATCTCCCGTCAGCTCGTGCAGCAGCTGGGTCGAGAGCCCACGGACGAGGAGATCGCCGCGGAGATGGAGATAGACCCCTCTCGGGTCGAGGAGATACGCCGCATATCCCAGCTTCCGGTTTCCCTGGAGACCCCGATAGGGGAGGAGGAGGACAGCCAGCTGGGTGACTTCATCGAGGACCGGGATCTGCCGAGCCCGGACGAGGCTGCGGCGGGCCATCTGCTTCACGAGCAGATCGAGGAGATGTTGGCCACGCTGTCCAGTCGGGAGCGGGAGGTGCTTCACTACCGTTTTGGCTTGGAGGACGGGCACTCCTACACCTTGGAGGAGGTCGGGCGCAAGTTCAACGTGACCCGGGAGCGGATCCGACAGATCGAGGCCAAGGCGCTGAGGAAGCTTCGACAGCCCAGCCGTAAGCTTAAGGATTTTCTGGATTGA